From a single Nitrospinota bacterium genomic region:
- the uvrA gene encoding excinuclease ABC subunit UvrA, with translation MALEHITIKGAREHNLKNLNLTLPREKMVVITGLSGSGKSSLAFDTIYAEGQRRYVESLSAYARQFLELMEKPDVDSIDGLSPAISIEQKTSSRNPRSTVGTVTEVYDYLRLLYARVGKVSCYGCGRQISSQTVQHIVDQVQAIPVGTKVMILSPVARNKKGEFKREIQDMKRNGFVRARIDGEVRSLEEDIVLNKKFKHTIETVVDRLVIKENMGKRLADSVETALKHGEGSLVIAILGDKEEELLFSEKFACSYCNISYPELEPRLFSFNNPQGACSQCDGLGIKMVIDPDLVVPDHKLSIRDGAIKPWEKRGSLYFHQMLDTISSHFKFKLNTPFGKLAKKTRDILLFGSGDEPIKYYFEKDGRKQFYTDTFDGVIPDLERRYRETESASSRDEIARYMRPLSCQACDGNRLRKEAVSVKIDGLNIVELTEFSIDKAYQFFQKWNMTRQEHNIARRIVKEIKERLGFLINVGLNYLSLDRSSGTLSGGESQRIRLATQIGSSLMGVLYVLDEPSIGLHQRDNDRLLNTLLRLRDLGNTVIVVEHDEATIRASDHVVDLGPGAGVHGGKAVFSGTPKALLKSKDSLTGQYLTGKRKIQIPKNRRKGNGKTLEILGAKENNLKEVSVKIPLGCFVCITGVSGSGKSTLTIEILYKALAQHFWNSLEKPGKFKKIEGVHWLDKVIDIDQSPIGRTPRSNPATYTGVFTLVRELFSQVPESRARGYKPGRFSFNVKGGRCEACQGDGVIKVEMHFLPDVFVTCEVCYGKRFNRETLEILYKGKSIADVLDMTVEEANVFFTNIPSIKSKLQTIADVGLDYIHLGQQATTLSGGEAQRVKLSKELSKRSTGRTLYILDEPTTGLHFADIEHLLKVLDKLVDSGNTVVIIEHNMDVIKTADYVIDLGPEGGDGGGQVLAKGTPEEVAKIKASYTGRYLKKYL, from the coding sequence ATGGCACTGGAACACATCACTATAAAAGGCGCAAGGGAGCACAACCTTAAAAACCTCAACCTCACTCTGCCGCGTGAGAAAATGGTAGTAATAACTGGTTTAAGTGGATCGGGGAAATCATCTCTCGCTTTCGATACCATTTATGCAGAAGGACAACGTCGTTATGTTGAGTCCCTTTCCGCCTACGCCAGGCAGTTTCTGGAATTGATGGAGAAGCCTGATGTCGACTCCATTGACGGACTCTCCCCAGCCATCTCGATCGAACAAAAAACATCAAGCAGAAATCCCAGATCAACTGTTGGCACCGTAACAGAAGTCTACGATTACCTGAGGCTGCTCTACGCCAGAGTCGGCAAGGTATCTTGTTATGGTTGCGGGCGTCAAATCTCATCGCAAACCGTGCAACATATCGTAGACCAGGTTCAGGCTATCCCGGTAGGGACAAAGGTCATGATCCTTTCCCCGGTCGCAAGGAATAAGAAGGGAGAGTTCAAAAGAGAAATTCAGGATATGAAGCGGAACGGATTCGTACGCGCGCGCATTGATGGCGAAGTACGTTCCCTGGAAGAAGATATTGTTCTCAATAAGAAGTTTAAACATACGATTGAAACCGTTGTAGACAGGCTTGTGATCAAGGAAAATATGGGCAAACGACTCGCCGACTCGGTTGAGACCGCACTCAAACATGGAGAAGGCTCACTCGTCATCGCTATCCTCGGTGATAAAGAAGAGGAGTTGTTATTCAGCGAAAAGTTTGCCTGCAGTTACTGCAATATCAGCTATCCGGAACTTGAGCCGCGCCTTTTTTCCTTCAATAACCCACAAGGGGCTTGCTCTCAATGTGACGGGCTGGGCATCAAAATGGTGATTGACCCTGACCTTGTTGTTCCAGACCACAAACTTTCAATTCGTGATGGTGCAATAAAGCCCTGGGAAAAACGCGGCTCCCTCTATTTCCACCAGATGCTGGACACGATCTCCAGTCATTTCAAGTTCAAACTCAACACCCCGTTTGGAAAACTTGCAAAAAAGACCCGGGACATCCTGTTATTTGGTTCCGGAGATGAACCCATAAAATATTATTTTGAAAAAGATGGTAGAAAACAATTCTACACCGACACTTTTGATGGCGTTATCCCTGACCTGGAAAGACGTTACCGGGAGACTGAATCGGCTTCCAGCAGAGATGAGATTGCACGCTATATGCGTCCCCTTTCCTGCCAGGCTTGTGATGGAAACCGTCTACGCAAAGAAGCGGTATCGGTAAAAATAGATGGATTGAATATTGTAGAGCTTACAGAGTTCTCAATTGACAAGGCTTATCAATTCTTCCAGAAATGGAATATGACCAGGCAGGAGCATAATATTGCCCGCAGAATCGTTAAGGAAATCAAAGAGCGGCTTGGCTTTCTCATTAATGTCGGATTGAATTATCTCTCCCTAGACCGTTCCTCCGGAACTCTATCCGGTGGGGAGAGTCAGCGTATACGTCTTGCCACTCAAATAGGTTCCAGCCTGATGGGAGTCTTGTATGTACTTGATGAACCCAGTATTGGTCTGCACCAGAGGGATAATGATCGCCTGCTCAATACCCTGCTTCGCCTACGTGACCTGGGTAATACCGTCATTGTTGTTGAACATGATGAGGCCACAATAAGAGCATCCGATCATGTTGTCGATTTAGGTCCTGGCGCAGGAGTGCATGGAGGGAAGGCAGTTTTTTCTGGAACCCCTAAAGCGTTGCTCAAATCAAAAGACTCCCTGACAGGTCAGTATCTAACCGGTAAAAGAAAAATTCAAATTCCAAAAAACCGGCGCAAGGGAAATGGCAAAACGCTCGAGATTCTAGGAGCAAAAGAAAATAACCTGAAAGAAGTGTCCGTCAAGATACCACTTGGATGTTTTGTCTGCATAACAGGTGTTTCAGGTTCCGGGAAAAGCACTCTCACTATAGAAATTCTATACAAGGCCCTGGCCCAGCACTTTTGGAATTCATTAGAGAAACCTGGGAAATTCAAAAAGATTGAAGGCGTTCACTGGCTCGACAAAGTAATCGATATTGATCAATCCCCTATCGGAAGGACACCGCGATCTAACCCTGCTACTTACACTGGAGTATTTACACTGGTTCGCGAACTATTCAGCCAGGTTCCTGAATCCCGCGCACGTGGTTATAAGCCGGGTCGCTTCAGTTTTAACGTAAAAGGAGGACGTTGCGAGGCCTGCCAAGGAGATGGAGTCATCAAGGTAGAAATGCATTTCTTGCCAGATGTCTTTGTCACTTGCGAAGTGTGCTACGGAAAAAGATTCAACCGTGAAACTCTTGAAATTTTATATAAGGGAAAAAGTATCGCTGATGTATTGGATATGACTGTTGAGGAGGCCAATGTTTTTTTCACCAATATTCCTTCCATCAAATCAAAACTGCAAACGATTGCCGATGTAGGTCTTGACTACATTCATCTGGGTCAGCAAGCCACAACCTTATCTGGAGGGGAAGCCCAACGGGTAAAGTTATCAAAAGAGCTGAGCAAACGCAGTACAGGGAGAACCCTTTATATTCTTGACGAGCCAACAACAGGTCTTCACTTTGCCGACATCGAGCACCTGCTAAAGGTCCTGGACAAGTTAGTGGATTCAGGCAATACAGTGGTCATTATTGAGCATAATATGGATGTTATCAAAACAGCCGATTATGTGAT
- a CDS encoding ABC transporter permease, with amino-acid sequence MLRFIFRRITLGIPVLITVATLTFLIMHWVPGGPFDTEKILPPEIIANIEAKYHLDKPVPIQYLLYMKQLLQGDLGPSYKYLGRDVADIICDTFPVSFTLGLCAVLVVLGLGVPAGMISAYWKNSLLDRSVLLLAAMGISVPSFVLGAVSVWIFSHNWHWFPPALWEGPRHMILPAFALGTGFAGYVARLTRTTMLDVLSSDYIRTARAKGLTETTIMFKHVLINSIYPIVTVMGPLTAGLITGSFVIEFIFSIPGMGRFFITAVTNRDYPLIMGVTLVYAILIVIANLIVDMIYSWLDPRVTLK; translated from the coding sequence ATGTTGCGATTTATATTCAGGCGAATTACGTTGGGCATACCGGTTTTGATCACGGTTGCTACACTTACATTTCTCATCATGCACTGGGTTCCTGGTGGTCCTTTTGATACGGAAAAAATTCTTCCTCCGGAAATCATTGCCAACATAGAAGCTAAATATCACCTCGACAAACCTGTTCCCATACAATATCTCCTGTATATGAAGCAATTGCTTCAAGGTGATCTGGGGCCATCTTATAAATATTTGGGAAGGGATGTTGCGGATATTATCTGCGATACGTTTCCTGTCTCTTTTACTTTGGGACTCTGTGCGGTTCTTGTGGTTCTGGGTCTCGGGGTGCCTGCAGGAATGATCTCTGCCTACTGGAAAAACTCTTTGCTGGATCGGTCTGTACTTCTTTTGGCGGCAATGGGAATTTCAGTTCCCAGTTTTGTTTTGGGGGCCGTATCGGTATGGATTTTTTCTCATAACTGGCACTGGTTTCCGCCGGCCTTATGGGAAGGGCCCAGGCATATGATTCTTCCTGCGTTTGCATTGGGGACAGGTTTTGCCGGTTATGTTGCAAGGTTGACTCGAACGACCATGCTGGATGTTTTGTCTTCGGACTATATCCGCACCGCACGGGCCAAGGGTCTGACTGAAACGACAATTATGTTCAAACACGTTTTGATAAACTCGATCTATCCAATTGTTACAGTCATGGGCCCTTTAACTGCGGGTCTTATCACAGGTTCTTTTGTGATTGAATTTATTTTTTCTATTCCGGGAATGGGTCGCTTTTTTATAACTGCTGTGACCAACAGGGACTATCCATTAATAATGGGAGTGACACTGGTTTACGCAATTTTGATTGTTATTGCAAACTTGATCGTAGATATGATTTACAGCTGGTTGGACCCAAGAGTGACTTTGAAATAA
- a CDS encoding ABC transporter permease, protein MSQYSLTAKLSAGFLLIVSTTAILAPWVAPYSYETQDTMQTLAFPSLDHWMGTDRLGRDLFSRMIYGARVSLFIGVFTTLFALLVGTVYGAISAYIGGKTDNLMMRLVDVLFALPDLLMIILITVLMGRGVAGVFIALTLVSWVTVARLVRGEVLRIKEYPYVQAARALGASPLRILLREILPNILGVLVVTLSFRIPMAILAESTLSFIGLGISPPFSSWGTLANDGWTAIKFYPHLILFPSLAIFLTILSFNFLGDGLREFLDPRSSKGK, encoded by the coding sequence ATGAGTCAATATTCCTTAACAGCAAAATTAAGCGCTGGTTTTTTGTTGATTGTTTCAACAACCGCTATTTTAGCTCCATGGGTGGCGCCTTATTCTTACGAGACACAGGATACGATGCAGACCCTGGCATTCCCGAGCCTTGATCACTGGATGGGAACAGACCGCCTGGGACGGGATCTGTTTTCCCGCATGATCTATGGGGCCAGGGTATCCTTATTTATTGGAGTGTTCACAACTTTGTTTGCGTTGTTAGTAGGAACAGTTTATGGCGCAATTTCAGCTTATATTGGTGGTAAAACGGACAACCTGATGATGCGTCTGGTGGATGTGCTTTTTGCTCTGCCCGACTTGTTGATGATTATACTGATAACAGTATTGATGGGGAGAGGAGTTGCGGGAGTTTTTATTGCGTTGACGCTTGTGAGTTGGGTTACAGTTGCCAGGCTGGTCCGCGGAGAAGTTCTGAGGATCAAGGAATATCCCTATGTGCAGGCAGCCCGTGCTCTGGGTGCAAGCCCTTTAAGGATACTCTTGCGGGAAATTCTCCCCAATATTCTGGGTGTTCTGGTAGTGACTCTGAGCTTTCGCATTCCTATGGCAATTCTGGCCGAGTCAACATTGAGTTTCATTGGATTGGGAATATCACCTCCATTCAGTAGTTGGGGGACACTTGCCAATGATGGTTGGACGGCTATAAAGTTTTATCCTCATCTCATTTTGTTTCCTTCTCTTGCAATTTTTTTGACTATTTTGTCGTTCAACTTTTTAGGAGATGGTCTGCGAGAGTTCCTCGACCCACGTTCTTCAAAGGGTAAATGA
- a CDS encoding DUF1566 domain-containing protein, with amino-acid sequence MSEALSPAEKAKLAAAKKKEAAKKAAPESKPYVDNGDGTVTDPNTGYMWKKTDAWLDMKKFYTWQDHCQYVDWVNSNKDKFGGYDNWRIPTKAEALTLFDKTGTKSLVDKNGTSYPIDSIFAPGGASNTWISECSDEKIIRMDLKIGVDTPYPTTEVWSSMRLIRKEGEAPPAKAGGAEPAPVAEKAKPTEAPVEEAKAAPAAAPAAPKASGGTPKPIPRKDFSSEERAAMLKRARAHAAEVRARKG; translated from the coding sequence ATGTCAGAAGCTTTATCTCCCGCTGAAAAAGCAAAACTTGCAGCCGCCAAAAAAAAAGAGGCTGCAAAAAAAGCTGCCCCAGAATCAAAACCCTATGTCGACAATGGTGATGGGACCGTTACAGACCCCAACACGGGTTATATGTGGAAGAAGACGGATGCCTGGCTTGATATGAAAAAGTTTTATACCTGGCAAGATCATTGTCAGTATGTAGACTGGGTCAATTCGAATAAAGATAAATTTGGTGGTTACGATAATTGGCGGATTCCAACTAAGGCTGAAGCTTTAACTCTTTTCGATAAGACGGGCACTAAATCCCTGGTTGATAAAAATGGAACAAGCTATCCCATCGATTCTATTTTTGCGCCTGGTGGAGCATCCAATACATGGATATCTGAGTGCTCCGATGAAAAGATCATCCGTATGGACTTAAAGATTGGTGTTGATACACCTTACCCCACAACTGAAGTTTGGTCGTCTATGCGATTGATCCGTAAAGAGGGAGAAGCTCCACCCGCCAAGGCTGGAGGTGCTGAACCTGCACCGGTTGCTGAAAAAGCGAAACCAACTGAGGCTCCGGTAGAAGAAGCCAAGGCGGCACCTGCCGCTGCGCCTGCGGCACCCAAAGCTTCAGGAGGAACACCAAAACCAATCCCGAGAAAAGACTTCTCCTCAGAAGAAAGAGCAGCAATGCTTAAAAGGGCTAGAGCCCATGCTGCAGAGGTTAGAGCTCGCAAGGGTTAG
- a CDS encoding J domain-containing protein has protein sequence MPQSTTRNYYKILGITQKTSKADIKKRYRELAKKYHPDTNSGSKEAEDKFKIISEAYDVLTDAKKRKAYDRERSYKKKAPRRPKNQPDWNQPPGGFGRDDRQQGYEEPFAQEPEPIDPDMPTSGFDLQFMVDVPLPVAALGGTIPYSYEKYVRCEECEGTGTQGSDECPECQGKQLVVRPVSLDVKIPPGVADQYTLSFIKEGGEGRNGGPPGDLFLKVCIQPHPRFKRVKDDIIHEVTISSKLAEQGGPLEVETLNSKTTIQVEEETLIGEEIRIPGEGSAINWGKKRGDLIIKFNIEDN, from the coding sequence ATGCCTCAATCCACAACCAGAAATTATTATAAAATTCTTGGCATCACCCAGAAAACCTCTAAAGCTGATATCAAGAAACGATACCGCGAACTCGCGAAAAAATACCACCCCGATACCAATTCGGGAAGCAAAGAGGCCGAGGATAAATTCAAAATCATCTCCGAAGCCTACGACGTATTGACTGATGCAAAAAAGCGGAAGGCTTATGACCGAGAGCGTTCCTACAAGAAGAAAGCCCCACGTCGTCCAAAAAATCAACCGGACTGGAATCAGCCTCCCGGTGGTTTTGGACGTGATGATCGGCAACAAGGTTATGAAGAACCATTCGCCCAGGAACCGGAACCCATTGATCCGGATATGCCCACCTCTGGTTTTGACCTTCAGTTTATGGTCGATGTTCCTTTACCTGTTGCGGCGCTAGGGGGAACGATTCCTTATTCATACGAAAAATATGTACGCTGTGAAGAATGTGAGGGAACAGGCACTCAGGGAAGTGATGAATGCCCGGAATGTCAGGGAAAACAACTGGTCGTCCGCCCGGTCAGCCTGGATGTAAAAATTCCCCCTGGCGTTGCCGACCAATATACCCTGTCATTTATTAAGGAAGGTGGGGAAGGTCGAAACGGAGGTCCACCCGGAGACCTGTTTTTAAAAGTCTGCATTCAACCTCACCCCAGGTTCAAACGTGTCAAAGACGATATCATCCATGAAGTGACCATCTCTTCCAAACTAGCTGAACAAGGGGGACCGCTGGAAGTCGAAACACTGAATTCCAAAACAACAATTCAAGTGGAAGAAGAAACACTGATTGGAGAAGAGATACGTATACCTGGAGAAGGTTCGGCTATAAACTGGGGGAAAAAGCGTGGAGACCTCATCATCAAATTCAATATCGAGGACAATTAA
- a CDS encoding ion transporter has protein sequence MFVFTLEYILRLWTCNLKQEYSSPIMGRIRYMLTPAAIIDLVVVIPFYLPFFFELDLRFLRVLRLFRLFTLFKMARYSKSLHLFKSVLRDTRQELFIVLAVTMGMLVFASGVIYFIENKAQPDAFSSIPAAMWWAVSTMTTVGYGDVYPVTTLGKIFGGFISILGLGTFGLPVGIIAYGFIEELQKPKTRPMKCPHCDKPFDAPMDRRNRPR, from the coding sequence ATGTTCGTTTTCACTCTTGAATATATTTTGCGCCTATGGACTTGTAACCTGAAGCAGGAATATAGCAGTCCGATCATGGGGCGAATTCGATATATGCTCACCCCCGCAGCTATTATTGATTTGGTTGTCGTGATTCCTTTTTATCTCCCATTCTTTTTTGAGCTGGACTTGCGTTTTCTTCGGGTGCTCCGTTTATTCCGACTCTTTACCTTGTTCAAAATGGCCAGATATTCAAAATCTTTGCACTTGTTTAAATCGGTATTAAGGGATACGAGGCAAGAGTTGTTCATCGTTCTGGCTGTAACGATGGGTATGCTTGTTTTTGCGTCGGGAGTTATATATTTCATCGAAAACAAAGCCCAACCTGATGCATTTTCAAGCATTCCCGCAGCCATGTGGTGGGCTGTTTCCACCATGACAACCGTAGGCTATGGAGATGTATATCCTGTTACAACGTTGGGAAAAATATTTGGAGGTTTTATTTCAATTTTAGGTCTGGGAACATTTGGACTTCCTGTCGGAATTATTGCTTATGGTTTCATTGAAGAGTTACAGAAACCAAAGACCAGACCCATGAAGTGTCCTCATTGTGATAAACCGTTTGATGCCCCGATGGATAGAAGAAATCGCCCCCGCTAG
- a CDS encoding formylglycine-generating enzyme family protein, with translation MVYVPSINKTRIEEGRLGFYIDRYEVTQREYFKVMHLNPSYFKGDDRPVEKVTWNQAASYCKKVGKRLPTEREWDIAIRAGSTSSFFWGDGQPDHYAWHKGNADKQTHNVGEKEPNNLGLYDMAGNVWEWTGSDHENGGKVVRGGSWRNGVGSLKSSHRIYSLPIHKFHYVGFRCATTRSGSGL, from the coding sequence ATGGTTTATGTCCCATCGATCAATAAAACGCGAATTGAAGAGGGAAGACTCGGCTTTTATATCGACAGATATGAAGTGACGCAGAGAGAATATTTTAAAGTTATGCATCTGAATCCTTCTTATTTCAAAGGAGATGATCGTCCTGTAGAAAAAGTGACATGGAATCAGGCTGCTTCTTATTGCAAGAAGGTTGGGAAGCGTTTGCCGACAGAGCGCGAATGGGATATAGCTATTCGTGCTGGTTCAACCTCTTCCTTCTTCTGGGGAGATGGGCAACCAGATCATTATGCCTGGCATAAGGGAAATGCTGATAAGCAAACCCATAATGTTGGGGAGAAAGAGCCTAACAATTTGGGACTCTATGACATGGCAGGTAATGTATGGGAATGGACTGGGAGTGATCATGAGAATGGGGGGAAGGTGGTTCGAGGGGGGTCATGGCGCAATGGAGTTGGAAGTTTGAAGTCCTCTCACAGAATATACAGCCTGCCTATTCACAAGTTTCACTATGTTGGATTCAGGTGTGCAACCACTCGTTCAGGTTCTGGTCTTTGA
- a CDS encoding DUF3106 domain-containing protein → MSKDQKNLIRKQFKKFQNLPDTTKQLLRNTYEDFKHLPPDKQKSLLTMHNESYQ, encoded by the coding sequence ATATCAAAAGACCAGAAAAATCTGATTCGTAAACAATTCAAGAAATTTCAAAACTTGCCCGACACAACAAAACAATTGCTACGTAATACATACGAAGATTTTAAACATCTCCCACCAGATAAACAAAAGTCCTTGTTAACCATGCATAACGAAAGCTATCAATAG
- a CDS encoding DUF3106 domain-containing protein, whose protein sequence is MKTLSFYKSGRMEVLQTRKKIINLTLLLLVVIFSETLAWCQESGIEWDALSPGEKQILASLQDKWNTLSPETQNRLNAGARKWNALSVKQKKPSNKNSRHENKYQKTRKI, encoded by the coding sequence ATGAAAACCTTGAGTTTTTACAAAAGTGGAAGGATGGAAGTTTTGCAAACCAGAAAGAAGATAATTAATCTAACTTTGCTTCTATTAGTTGTGATTTTTTCAGAAACCCTGGCCTGGTGCCAGGAAAGTGGCATTGAATGGGATGCTTTGAGCCCAGGAGAAAAGCAAATTCTGGCATCTCTTCAGGACAAGTGGAACACGCTTTCGCCCGAAACTCAAAATCGGTTGAACGCGGGAGCCAGAAAATGGAATGCATTGAGTGTGAAACAAAAAAAGCCTTCAAACAAAAACTCCAGACATGAAAACAAATATCAAAAGACCAGAAAAATCTGA
- the glgB gene encoding 1,4-alpha-glucan branching protein GlgB — MVRSVSKISSKTGVEAAMSFSLLTNDDLHLFNEGNHFHLYEKMGAHRVEVDGVAGTYFSVWAPNAKSIDVVGDFNGWQKGKHPLRPKQQSGIWEGFFAGVEKGNIYKYFINSHQNNYRVEKADPFAKFCEKSPKTGSIIWDTDYSWSDHDWMDQGRKRHDFHSSPVSIYEMHLGSWMRKNENEYLTYLELAPVLTDYLKKMHFTHVEFLPVMEHPFYASWGYQCTGYFAPTSRYGTPEEFMFLIDHLHQNNIGVILDWVPSHFAVDEFALGLFDGTHIYEHADDRQGFHPDWGSHIFNYGRNEIASFLISNAFYWMDVFHIDGLRVDAVASMLYLDYSREHGEWVPNIHGGRENLEAIDFLRKFNEQVYGEFPHAHTIAEESTDWPMVSKPTYVGGLGFGMKWDMGWMHDTLEYMKKDPVHRKFHHDHLTFRMLYAYHENFILPLSHDEVVHGKSSLIGRMPGDDWQKFANLRLLFGHMFAQPGKKLLFMGGEFGQWSEWNHDQSLDWHLLEYPNHKGVQHWIKCLNQLYVNEPALFENEFSHDGFEWIDCSDSQQCILVLIRKGKDPDDKIIIALNFTPVPRMDYRIGVPCEGTWKEVLNSDAKEFGGGGVCNPEPVQSESLSWHGRHCSINVVLPPLAAIFLKYQK; from the coding sequence ATGGTTCGAAGCGTGTCAAAAATTTCTTCAAAAACTGGTGTTGAAGCAGCAATGTCTTTTTCTCTGTTAACAAATGATGATTTGCATTTATTTAATGAGGGAAATCATTTTCATCTTTATGAAAAGATGGGTGCTCACAGGGTTGAGGTAGACGGGGTTGCAGGAACTTACTTTTCAGTCTGGGCTCCCAATGCGAAATCCATCGACGTGGTTGGCGATTTCAATGGATGGCAAAAGGGAAAACACCCATTGCGTCCTAAGCAACAGTCGGGAATTTGGGAAGGTTTCTTCGCTGGAGTTGAAAAAGGTAATATTTATAAGTATTTCATTAATTCCCATCAGAATAATTACAGGGTAGAAAAGGCTGACCCTTTCGCAAAATTTTGTGAAAAGTCCCCTAAGACTGGAAGTATTATCTGGGATACAGATTACTCATGGAGTGATCATGACTGGATGGATCAAGGACGCAAGAGGCATGACTTTCATAGCAGCCCTGTTTCCATTTATGAAATGCATCTTGGTTCCTGGATGCGCAAGAATGAAAATGAATATCTCACCTACCTGGAACTGGCTCCTGTTTTGACAGACTACCTGAAAAAAATGCATTTCACTCATGTCGAATTTCTTCCTGTTATGGAGCATCCCTTTTATGCTTCATGGGGATACCAGTGCACGGGATACTTTGCTCCGACAAGTCGTTATGGGACACCTGAAGAATTCATGTTTCTTATCGATCATCTCCATCAAAACAATATTGGGGTAATCCTTGACTGGGTTCCATCTCATTTTGCAGTCGATGAATTTGCATTGGGATTGTTTGATGGAACTCATATATATGAGCACGCCGATGATCGGCAGGGATTTCATCCTGATTGGGGATCGCATATTTTTAATTATGGACGTAATGAAATAGCAAGTTTCCTGATCAGTAACGCCTTTTACTGGATGGATGTATTTCACATAGACGGCCTGAGGGTTGACGCGGTAGCGTCTATGCTTTACCTGGATTATTCAAGAGAACATGGGGAATGGGTTCCAAATATTCATGGCGGAAGGGAAAACCTTGAGGCCATAGATTTTTTGCGTAAGTTTAATGAGCAAGTCTATGGGGAGTTCCCTCATGCCCATACTATTGCTGAAGAGTCTACAGACTGGCCAATGGTTTCGAAACCTACGTATGTAGGGGGGTTGGGTTTTGGAATGAAATGGGACATGGGTTGGATGCACGACACTTTGGAGTATATGAAAAAAGATCCGGTCCACAGAAAATTTCATCATGATCATTTAACATTTCGTATGTTGTATGCTTATCATGAGAATTTCATTTTACCTTTGTCACATGATGAAGTGGTCCACGGTAAAAGTTCTCTGATTGGCCGTATGCCCGGGGATGACTGGCAAAAGTTTGCCAACTTGAGGCTTTTATTTGGGCATATGTTTGCCCAGCCCGGTAAAAAGCTTTTATTTATGGGGGGGGAGTTCGGTCAGTGGTCTGAATGGAACCATGATCAAAGCCTTGATTGGCACCTTCTGGAATATCCTAATCATAAAGGAGTGCAACATTGGATTAAATGCCTCAATCAGCTTTATGTCAATGAGCCAGCTTTATTTGAAAATGAGTTTTCTCATGATGGATTTGAATGGATTGATTGTAGTGACTCTCAGCAGTGTATCCTTGTTCTGATTCGCAAAGGAAAGGATCCTGATGATAAAATTATTATCGCTTTGAATTTTACTCCTGTTCCGCGGATGGATTATCGTATTGGAGTTCCTTGCGAAGGAACCTGGAAAGAGGTTCTCAATAGCGACGCCAAAGAGTTTGGAGGGGGAGGGGTCTGTAATCCGGAACCTGTTCAAAGTGAATCCCTGAGTTGGCATGGTCGCCATTGTTCAATAAATGTGGTCCTGCCTCCACTTGCGGCGATCTTTTTGAAATATCAGAAATGA